A DNA window from Ranitomeya imitator isolate aRanImi1 chromosome 2, aRanImi1.pri, whole genome shotgun sequence contains the following coding sequences:
- the CCDC137 gene encoding coiled-coil domain-containing protein 137 isoform X1, which translates to MGKRQQMKPAKSPGPGVGKGKRPEKKKTNSKPKDLDTQEIPFKLREIMRSRMEMNNPKKKKKKPVSAKKQGPDNEELQTDIKVPKFKRKIHEPVYAYLERMDRETQHVIFLSKNQPDRMPETEVDEKGKPVTEVAKKEKSQKKKDFDRRRLDKFLKRKEDKKETRLEKDIFTDTVMFGEVVTEPPTLTVKPRKSADKTKPGEKKLLLKSLLDKASTPSSPPVISMARKRLLEDERERVVQAYRDLKKKKQLQSEDSKRSKPCHT; encoded by the exons ATGGGAAAGCGGCAACAGATGAAACCAGCGAAGTCTCCAGGTCCCGGAGTAGGAAAGGGGAAGCG ACCTGAAAAGAAGAAAACAAATAGTAAACCAAAAGACCTGGATACCCAGGAGATCCCCTTCAAGCTTCGAGAGATCATGAGGAGCCGCATGGAGATGAACAAtccgaagaaaaaaaagaaaaagccag TTTCAGCAAAGAAACAGGGTCCTGACAATGAAGAGCTGCAGACAGACATTAAAGTCCCAAAGTTCAAGAGGAAGATCCATGAACCTGTATACGCCTATCTGGAACGAATGGACCGAGAAACTCAACACGTCATTTTCCTTAGCAAGAACCAGCCGGATCGGATGCCAGAGACTGAGGTGGATGAAAAGGGCAAGCCAGTGACTGAGGTGGCCAAGAAGGAGAAGTCACAGAAGAAGAAAGA TTTTGACCGAAGACGTCTTGATAAGTTCTTGAAGAGAAAAGAAGACAAGAAAGAGACCAGATTAGAAAAAGACATATTCACAG ACACGGTGATGTTCGGGGAAGTGGTTACCGAGCCCCCAACTCTCACAGTAAAGCCAAGGAAGAGTGCAGACAAAACTAAG CCGGGAGAAAAGAAGCTTCTCTTGAAAAGCCTTTTGGACAAAGCCAGCACACCATCATCCCCACCTGTTATCTCCATGGCCAGAAAGAGGCTGTTGGAGGATGAACGGGAGCGCGTTGTCCAGGCATACCGTGATCTTAAAAAGAAAAAGCAACTTCAAAGTGAAGACTCCAAAAGGTCTAAACCTTGCCATACATGA
- the CCDC137 gene encoding coiled-coil domain-containing protein 137 isoform X2, which translates to MGKRQQMKPAKSPGPGVGKGKRPEKKKTNSKPKDLDTQEIPFKLREIMRSRMEMNNPKKKKKKPAKKQGPDNEELQTDIKVPKFKRKIHEPVYAYLERMDRETQHVIFLSKNQPDRMPETEVDEKGKPVTEVAKKEKSQKKKDFDRRRLDKFLKRKEDKKETRLEKDIFTDTVMFGEVVTEPPTLTVKPRKSADKTKPGEKKLLLKSLLDKASTPSSPPVISMARKRLLEDERERVVQAYRDLKKKKQLQSEDSKRSKPCHT; encoded by the exons ATGGGAAAGCGGCAACAGATGAAACCAGCGAAGTCTCCAGGTCCCGGAGTAGGAAAGGGGAAGCG ACCTGAAAAGAAGAAAACAAATAGTAAACCAAAAGACCTGGATACCCAGGAGATCCCCTTCAAGCTTCGAGAGATCATGAGGAGCCGCATGGAGATGAACAAtccgaagaaaaaaaagaaaaagccag CAAAGAAACAGGGTCCTGACAATGAAGAGCTGCAGACAGACATTAAAGTCCCAAAGTTCAAGAGGAAGATCCATGAACCTGTATACGCCTATCTGGAACGAATGGACCGAGAAACTCAACACGTCATTTTCCTTAGCAAGAACCAGCCGGATCGGATGCCAGAGACTGAGGTGGATGAAAAGGGCAAGCCAGTGACTGAGGTGGCCAAGAAGGAGAAGTCACAGAAGAAGAAAGA TTTTGACCGAAGACGTCTTGATAAGTTCTTGAAGAGAAAAGAAGACAAGAAAGAGACCAGATTAGAAAAAGACATATTCACAG ACACGGTGATGTTCGGGGAAGTGGTTACCGAGCCCCCAACTCTCACAGTAAAGCCAAGGAAGAGTGCAGACAAAACTAAG CCGGGAGAAAAGAAGCTTCTCTTGAAAAGCCTTTTGGACAAAGCCAGCACACCATCATCCCCACCTGTTATCTCCATGGCCAGAAAGAGGCTGTTGGAGGATGAACGGGAGCGCGTTGTCCAGGCATACCGTGATCTTAAAAAGAAAAAGCAACTTCAAAGTGAAGACTCCAAAAGGTCTAAACCTTGCCATACATGA